In Gopherus evgoodei ecotype Sinaloan lineage unplaced genomic scaffold, rGopEvg1_v1.p scaffold_45_arrow_ctg1, whole genome shotgun sequence, the DNA window tgtcacaatatatacatttatttattttttcagttcctttgaaaatcccaacaaTGGGGCTAGATTCTGGCATCTTTGCACACACAGTGAATTCTCTTGGCAGTTTTCTCTGGAAAAATCCCCtatcaaaaattttccatttggAAATCCCTGTTTTCCTGTGAGAAAATTATTCAAGGgagaaaaaaaggttttttttgtttgtttgtttccctctCCCAGAAACTTTTCCCACTCTTCCTTGCTGTTTTCAAAGTAAAACCAGATGAGAAATAAGAACATGTGAGAAACAGGCAGAAGTGTAGAAAGTGATACCTTTGAAGTCAAATGCTGAAAGTCACACTTCAACTATTTTCCAACTGGCAAATTGTTGGGAAACAGACAGAGATGTAAGAAAgtaggttttttttcctctccgtAGTCTGACTGTTTTCTAGTTTTTGCCAGCTGAGACAAAGTGAGAAATTGGGGGAAAGTGAGGGGAATACCCACAgttgttaatttaaaagaaataagtttttattaaactttattttCCAATGacaaaattttcatcaaaaattttaGACCAGCTTTATTTTTGGTTTGAAGAGTCACAGTGCCTTTCTAATTTTACAAAAATAGCAAAGCCTCCACAAATGCAGTAGAAAATCTTGGTGCCTGAgtacatttttttcagttaatctccGGAGTGCCCCTGTCACGTCCTTGTAACGCAAGCTGTAGATaatggggtttagcatgggggTCACAACAGAGTACAGCAGAGTAATGAGTTTGTCACTATTCAGCGAGTGGCTGGATTTGGGTTTCAGGTACATGGTGCAGGCTATCCCATAGAACAGAGTCACCACCAGGAGGTGCAAGGAGTAGGTGGAGAAGGTTTTCTGCCTGCCCTCAGCTGAAGGAATCTTCAGGATGGTTGAGATGATACGAACGTAGGAAGCAAGGATGAGCATGAATGGCAGCAGGACAAAGAAGAGGGCAACCAGGAGAATGGTGATTTCAATTCTGTGGGTGTCCCCACAGACCAGTTTTATCACTGGGGGgacatcacagaagaaatggttgattTTATTACAGCTACAGAAGGGTAGGGTGAATATGGCAGCAACGTGACCCATTAACACCAGGAGGTTGGTGAGCCAGGAAGCAGCCGCAAGCCCTATATAGACTGTCCTGTTCATAAGGACCGGGTAACGCAGTGGGTGGCATATAGCAATGTATCGGTCGTAGACCATCACAGAAAGGAGGTAACATTCTGTCCCTCCTAGGAAGAGAAGGAAATACATCTGTGTTGCACAGCCGAGGAAGGAGATAGTTCTATCCTCTGAGACGAGGTTGGCCAATATCTTGGGCAGGGTGACCAAGGTGTAagagatctccaggaaggacAAGTTCCGGAGGAAGAAATACTTGGGGGTGTGAAGGGCAGCGTCAGCCAAAGTGACAAAGATAATGAGAAGATTCCCAATCAGAGCAATGAGATAACAAGACAGAAACACCACAAATagcccccagctcagctcagggTGGTCGGCAAATCCCAAGAGGATGAAATGGGACACCGAGGTATGATTGCCTGTGGTCATTCCTCTGATAAGCTCAGTTCTGAGGAAAAAAAGCTAAGTAAATAAAGACATGAGGCTGCATGAGGTGCAGGTTTCCCATTCTTTTCAATTATGAATAGTAAATGAAGATCCTGAATACTGTTTAACGGAGAAATTGTCCTATCTCAAATTTTATCCCCTGCAGCTAACATTAGACCAGATTCTGGTGTCCTTACTTATACTGAATAGTACTTTTCTCCAGCACAGGAAATAAGTGAGAAAATAATAAATTGTTGGAATTTACCAATGCAATCCTGCACACCAATTAATGTTCATTTCCTAGAGCATATTTTCCCCTCTCTAATGTCTATGGTTCTGTGATAAAAGCATCTAACTGAAAACCAAAGCCAAGCAGCTGAATACTCAAATTCATGTGTCCATAGATTTTAAGTCCAGAAAAATAATTATGTTCATCAAGCGTAACCTCTTGCATAACAGGCCATATAATTatacccagtaattcctgcattgaGACCATAACTTTTGGATGACCTAGATCATATCAATTTGAAAGACATTGTTCTGGATTTTGAACTCCAagtcatggagaatccaccacatctatAAGGAAgttgttgcaatggttaattaccctccacAGTTAAAATTTAATGTCTCATTTCCAGGTggaacatttttttatttcacattccagccattggatttggTTATAACTTTATCTGCTAGATTAAAAAGACCTGTAACATCTTCTCTTCATATAGAcaataatcaagtcacctcttggaCAAAGTGTCTTGAGGAAAGACTTAGCTTGCACAATCTATTCATTGTCTCTTCCCTGCCCTTTTGCCTGGGCTGGTGACCACAACTGTTGTCTTATTCAGTGACTGCAAGTGTGGCTAGCTCCTGTCTgagggaagaaagaagaggaacCCTCTTTAGCCTTCCCTCCTTCCACAACTATGAAGGGATCAAATGCAACTGGCTCTATATATACACTCCTTACGTATCTACCTCGGACTGAGAGGAAACAGAGGTACATAAAGGTAAATGAGGAGCCCAAGAGTCTGATCCTTTAAGCCTGTGTGCCAGTGGCAGTGGCTGCTCTCAGAGGTTAGGATACTGGGCCAAATGGACAATTAGCCTGGccctgtatggctgttcttatgttcttaagtgggTCACTTTAgtcatttgacttcaatgggacgaTTTATGTGAGTGAAGTAAAGGATTGGCTCTCAATGTGGTACAAATAAAGTATGACCCAGGGTCTTCTATGCTTTGCTCCAGCCATTCACTCAGTTACATGTCCCCAGTCTTCAGTGCATTTATCCTCCCAACACGGTGGTGGAACAGGGAAGGGCTATTGTTCTCATGTCTCAGAAGAGGCACTAGGCACCTAAACCCAGTGGTGAACTGGAGCCGGTTCGcatgaactggttgttaaattttgaagcGGTTTTAGAACCACTTGTTAACTGGCTTCCCTGCGAGGGAAGCTTTGATGGGCTCTGGCCGGGAACAGTGTAATTCCTCCTCCACGGCcaccagggggcgctgcgctgcgatgaggagccatgtgggctgcctcctggccctgatactgctgctgctgttgcttgcACCTCTGGCCTTGGGGttccccagctgctctgctggcctgggctgcgtcctgctgcacccccctgcctgcacctcctgcccgcagtcaccccctgctgcacccccctgcctgcaccccctgcccacagctaccccctgccctgcccccagccagcccctgctgcaccccctgccctgtccccagccagcccctgcctgcaccccctgcctgcagccagccccctgctgcacccccctgcccacaacCGTCTCCTTcccgcaccccttgcccccagccaccctctgcctgcaccccctgcccacagtcaccccctgctgcaccccctgcccaccaccagctcctgctgcaccccctgcccaccaccagcccctgctgcaccccccgccacaccctctgcccacagccaccccctgctgcaacctcctgccacaccccctgcccgcagccagttccctgcctgcaccccctgccctgcccccagccagcccctgctgcacctccctgccacaccccttgcccgcagccagccccaacCCACAGCCAGCCTCTACCCACAGCCAGACCATGTTGCACCCCTTGcccccagctagccctgccccacgcccctgtctgcagccagtcacacgtccactggtgccctgcagttctcagggcaggaaccctgcacacctgcttcaataagggaggcagggagcagctgggacccacacgtgcacgccctagggtgaccagacagcaagtgtgaaaaatcgagatggggtggggagtaataggatccTGTATAataaaaagactcaaaaatcgagactgtccctataaaatcaggacatctggtcaccctagcacaccctcagggagtggtggggacccacataTGTGAAACGGAGACCCTTTCTAGTTcaggcctgtcatggtataattctcccactctgaaccttagcgtccaaaagatgggataccagcatgaattcctctaaactcaattcccagcttagaacctgtagcgctgccaccaaccaggaattacagtgcctggtacactctggtcccaccAAAACCTTGGCCGAGGAACCCCAaggcccagaccctctggatcttaacacaaggaaagtaaacgctttccctcaccgttgcctctcccaggcttcccctccctgggttaccctggaagaacactgtgattcagactccttgaatctttaaacagagaggaaagtttacctcccctcctccttctctctctccctcccaaactctccctgaaagagaaaggaatcctaacacagagagaaattaacctttctctcccccttccctcctttctccccaccaattccctgatgaatcctcacaagaataaaaaaacaacaatcaggttcttaaacaagaaaagcttttaattaaagaaaaaaataaaaattatttttgtaaatttaagacagaatagatacagggtctttcagctatagacactgggaataccctcccagcctaagtatacaagtacaaattaaaattttttcagcaaataccaatttgaactccttctggccaaatatacatttgaactcctcccagccaaatacacatttgcaaataaagaaaacaaacataagcctaactcgctttatctacctagtactcactattctgaccttataagagcctgtatctgagagattggagagaaacctggttgcacatctggtccctctgagcccccagagtgaacaacaaccaaaaactaacagcacacacaaaaacttccctccctcaagatttgaaagtatcctgtcccctgattggtcctctggtcaggtgacagccaggctcactgttcttgttaaccctttccaggcaaaagagatatgaaatacttctgttccattaactcttaactatccatttatgacaaggcccatctttttaaaaaagaactttaggtagggttaacatacatctgtattttcctggcgatgtcaggctttttggttcttaaatcgccatccgggcagaatttttaaaatttaaaaattcctcccgggaaaatacggacgtatggtaaccttaCTGGAACAAAAAATACGTACTGTGGCACAtgccttaaatcagaactttttatagggaaccggttgttaagattttagcagTTCATCACTGCCTAAACCCATTTAAAAACCTGTCCCTTAAACTCTGTGTGCCTCAAAGATCTAAATAGGGGCCcattttggattttcaaaagctcctgagCAGGTTAGACACCCACCTCCCAGTGCAACCAATGGGAGTTTGGTACCTAATCTTTttaggcatatttgaaaatcCAATTAGCTACCTATTGGCATCATTAGGAGCCTAAGTACCTTGCAAAAATGGGGCTCTAATGCACcaggccaaggtcacacagggacaCTGTGATAGAAGAATGAACTGAATCTGTGTCCTGCAGTGTCAAAGCCAGAGTTCTAACCAGTGTATTGTCCTTCCTCCTCTTTAAAGCAAAAGTGACCAagcttctattttaaaaaaaaaaatcaatttgttttGTGGAAAGCCAACACATTCTGTGGGAAATGGTTGGTGGTGgggtttttgcttgtttgtttatttgaaatcacaatttttcattgaaaaaatttttgatggaaaatttgtgACCTCCCCTACCCAACATATTTAACAAGCAGGAAGTAAAATCAGAGGCACAATAGAAATGATAGTTTAGAATCTGAACCCATTAATACTTATTTGTAAGGCAAGAATAGTTGTAAATCAGTCCACTGAAGAGAAAGGAGttgcagtggtgtaaatcagaagtatttAAGGTAGCAAAGTAATAGCAGTGTTCATTTTGAGTAACTGTACTAGTGTCAATGAAGATATCAAAGATTAACACTGATGTAactcagaacagaatttggcatGCCCAGAATATTCCTTTTCACCTCCACAGGAGAGGAACCTGATACTAGAATTGTTTAAACCCTCTTGAAATGTAAACTTGCCTCACCTTCTTCTGGAGTATATAGCCTGGCCTCTTTGCAGCTTCCAAATGTCTGTGAGCAGTCTGAGGAGATGCGCAGAGTGAGCAGATGTTTTTAAATTCTCTTCTCCAAGTTggctcaaaaaaacaaaacaaaaaacaaagagctATAAAACATCTTGCAGCcatctttccttcctcccacaaAGGCACCAGTGTTATGCAAAGCACAGCATGGACGCAGAAGATAAACTAGGCCATTGACTTTAGCAGATTTAGCCTAATTCCAAACCAGAGCAACTGAGAAAAGAAACAGCACCATTGCCTTCAGTTGAGTTATTGTTGATTTAGTTTGGGATGAACATAAAAGCCTTTCCATGTCAACTAAGTTGTTTCTGATTCATGCTCAAGTGAGTGGAAGAAGATTCAGGTCCATTGATTCCATTGTAGTTACTCCTGATTCACGCTGAGGTGAATGACTCCAGAATCAGACTCCAGGATTCTAACTGAGTTATCCCTGATTTACATTAAAGTGAGAAACAGCAGACCCAGGCCCATTTACTGtatagagttactcctgatttacactgggacGAGCAAGAGGGAAATTAGCACCACTGACCCCAGTAGTATTACCCTGATTTACAATGAAGGTATTGCTAGGCCAGACCCTCAATCCATTCTGATGAATGCATGAATAATGCTGCCTTGCCTCATGTGTCTTGAAGCCCAGGAAAGCATCCCAAAGCAGTCAAATTGTAGGGTTGTTGAGCTGTGGAATTTTGCTTTGGGTCTAGGCCAACCTACCAAAAGCCAGGACTACTAAGAGCAATGGGAACTCAGAACAATCAGCTTCTTGCAGTATTGGGCCCTTTGTTTGCAGCTGtggaaaacattttctctttgttAGGAAGCAGACGGTTGCCATTTCTTTCTTTGACCATGTGGTCCTCCTGATGTATAAAATTGGTTCCAGAGAGTACATTGGGAAAGGGGACTTAGGAAAGATACTTATTCCTTCTGAGACTCTGTGGtggtgtttgtgttttgtttgggtAGAAGGTAAACATATGATCTCAAAACATAAACCTAGGCTGGTCCAAATGTTCTATGGTAGATCGTGtatagccttaactctgcccccttgtgTAGTACAACACCTGCAGCTTTAACTCTGTCCCCTGTATGCTAGGGCATGCCCAATCTTAATTTTGGTTGGAGCAAGTGGTTTGGCATGTCCCACCTTGCCGATGTGAATTGTTTTTAATCATTGGCTATGAGTGATTGCCACAAAATGAATGAGATCGGAATTCAGCTAGTTTTCTGTGAGCTGTTAGGGATTAGACAAGAACAgaccccaaactctgctgctggtcAGTCtggaaatttgaaaaataaacttgTTGTTTTACTTACCTTTGActtattctcttctcatttaaCACACTTTAGGACAATCTAATTACTCccttgctcctgatttacatcagtatgAAGGAGAAGGGCCTCAAGATTACAGTCTCATTGCACTAGGACTGACATGCAGGAAGAGACATTCACAGCCCTCCTGAGCTAAAAATCAAAAAATGCAAAATCGACAAAGGTCATGTGTGGGGGAAACACAGGCCCAGACGGGGAGAAGGAGCTTCCCAAAGTCACCGAACTGGTGAGTCGTAGACCAAAAATGGATTCGTGTGTCTTACCCACTAGACACATGGTATCATCCATCTAACTATCCATTGAAAATGAAGACACTGATAGGCAGCATGAACCAGTGGGCAGGATACTAGAGTCCTATTCCAAGCTCTGCCATGGTCTCCCTGCTATGCAATTACATAAGATGGTTTACTGCCTATATACCTACCCCCAGATCTGCCTGAGAGGGGTATGTAATGTTGGCAGCAACACCAATAGCAACAACCTTTTACTTACATTCAAAGTTTAAATGCAGCTGCATTGTGGCCACAGGTGCACTGAGGTCAGGGGAAGGCTATCACTCTTTgtaagtcatttttaaaaaaaaaaaatctcagtcctTAACAGAAAGTGATTTCATCTGATGATGTAACTGTAAATCTCACAACAAAAGATAAACTACCTGAGAGCAGGAAGTTTCAAGGTCAggcttttaaaattcaaaaaatgaCCAAGCTACACACTACACTGCTCTCCTGTCCAAATTAGCATATGCAGCCCGTTGGAAATAGTTTCCCTGATAAGTGTATTAAGGTTTGTCGTGACTCAGTTTCCACACAGGTATTTCTTTATTGGTCCAAAAGCCACTCAGTGTGGATTACATGCAAATACAAATACAAGCCTAGGCACACTTATGATAGTTATAAGTAGCAGTAAAATAGTTATAAGCCTTAACCAAAGGCTCATAACCAGATCAGACAATACCTTCCTATCGTGATGTGACTCCAGAGAGGTAAGGAAAAATTCTGACAAAGAAACCTCCAGTAAACCTTGTCTTTTACACGCtataacagtggttttcaaactcaGGTAAGCCAGCTTTCATCAGGGGATACAGGAGAAAAATCCCGAAATGGCAGACAATTATCCCTTACTGGCCTTTTTCTGTTTTCACAGGTATATTATGACCCTATCTCAGATGGTGGCATGAAGTAGATGacattatttggaaaggggtaCGCAGCTGATAAAGTCTGAAACCACTGCGCTATAATAAACACACAGTGTGGTTGTTGGTCCTTGGACCTTAGCTAAGGCCAGGGGAGGCAATTAGGGCTGAACTCTGTCCTCTGCCTGGGTCAATGCAAGCTTAATGACCGGGCCTCTCTCTTCAAGGCTTTCTTCTTATCTTATTTTGCCATATTTCTTCCCAGCCATTGCACTAAGCAGTTCTTTTTAATTAAACCATATAGAATTAACCATTGACTGCATCAGGTACCCAGTCAACCATAGTTTCTTAATTTTGATTCCCTCAAACCAAACCTTAAATAAGATAACGCTGTTTAACACTGTCACTGCTTGTTTAACACAAACAACCTTTGCTTTGTCTCATGAGCTCAGGTTTGTTTGGTCACGTGCTTTTTGGGCCTGTTGCTCACACTAACATCCAAACTCAATTTGAAGCTGTAATTCATGGAGGCCCCACATAGGTCTATATGCCTACAtagccttaactctgcctcctTGTGGGATGCAGCATTTGAATATAATTTTTGGGTAGCAACTGCTTTGCATCCAGTTATGATCTCTGTGAATGCATCTTTTAATGTTAAAGCATTATAACCAACCCTATGGCTGGGCATGGCCTGCTAGACCAGTCCCTATCTCCAGCATTGGGTGTATCATGGGATTGGAGGCAGGTGGTAGAGGTAATCCAAGCACACAGCTCTTCTGGCTGTTGCCTAGGGGCAGGGGGGTTTCACACTTCTGTAGCAGAGAGGATTGCACTGCTAGGGCTGCCAGAAATGAAAATCCAATTACccttgtgtcatggtataaactcctactctgaaccttagcgtccaaaagatgaggtaccagcatgaattcctctaagctcaattaccagcttagtacttgcagcactgccaccaaccaggaattccagtgcctggtacactccggtcccccccaaaaccttgcccgaggacccccaagacccagaccctctggatcttaacacaaggaaagtaaactctttccttcactgttgcctctcccagacttcccctccctgggctaccctggaagatcactgtgattcaaactccttgaatcttaaaacagaggaaaattcaccttctctcttccttctctctccccctcccagactctccctgagagagaaagtaatcctaacacagagagaaaattaacctttctctcccccttccctcctttctcccaacccattccctggtggatccagaccccatcccctggggtctcacaagaataaaaaaacagcaatcaggttcttaaacaagaaaagcttttaattaaagaaagaaaaataaataaaaattatctttgtaaatttaagacggaatagatacagggtctttcggctatagacactgggaatactctcccagcctaagtatacaagtacaaattaaaatcctttcagcaaaatgcaaatttgaactccttccagcccaatacacatttgcaaataaagaaaacaaacataagcctaactcgccttatttacctagcacttactattctggatatataagagactgtatcagagagattggagagaaacctggttgcacgtctggtccctctgagcccccagagtgaacaacaaccaaaaactaacagcacacacaaaaacttccctccttcaagatttgaaagtatcctgtcccctgattggtcctctggtcaggtgatagccaggctcactgttcttgttaatcctttacagtcaaaagagacatgaagtactcctgttctattaacccttaactatctgtttatgacaccttggcACCATGGCTGTAAATTAGAACACAGACCGATAAACTCCGCACTCAGTCCAGCTCCTAGGGGCCACTGAGTGCAGAGACGTGATTGTGGGGACTCTTCAGCCTTGAGTAAGGGATGCTCACTCTAGGCCACCCCTCTCTCAGAAGTGTCACGTGCTTCCCTGCAGAGTTCCTGGGCAAAGCCCCCTCCTTTTGTCCAGAGACAAAACAGTATgcaggcagctcctgtttgctcagctCCAAATCAGGAATGTTAGCACCATCCTGAGACCGGCTGCCTACTTCTGTTTCTCTACAGGTTCCACTGACTTATTTCTGTTACTTATGCACAGTGCACAGCTGCAGTGTTCGAAGACTCAGAAATCCCAttagctcctctcccctcctgtgGCCATGAGAGCAGAACTCTCATTAAACTCTCAATTAGGGCTGGTCTGTGCTTAtaccccattttgtagttgtgcatttgatttttccttcataaGTGTAGTGCATGGCTCTTGTCTTTCCCAAATTTCATCTGGTTGATTTCAGACCCATTCCTCCATTTGCCAAAATttgtttgaattctaatcctgtccaccAAAGTGCTTGGAACCCCTCCCGGTTTGGAGTCACCCACAAATTGTATATTCTCCACTCCTTTGTCTAAgccattatttaaaatattgaccattatcagacccaggacagacccttgcatgtgtgtgtgtatatatatatgtatatatatatatatatatatatatgttatagTTTGGTTCTTCAGAAGAAGCATTTTTATATTAAGCCTTTTCAagaaacaacaatttttttttgttttttcttttgcttgtgaAAAATCTTCCTTAAAAAAagagtgtttttttcttt includes these proteins:
- the LOC115642727 gene encoding olfactory receptor 10A7-like: MTTGNHTSVSHFILLGFADHPELSWGLFVVFLSCYLIALIGNLLIIFVTLADAALHTPKYFFLRNLSFLEISYTLVTLPKILANLVSEDRTISFLGCATQMYFLLFLGGTECYLLSVMVYDRYIAICHPLRYPVLMNRTVYIGLAAASWLTNLLVLMGHVAAIFTLPFCSCNKINHFFCDVPPVIKLVCGDTHRIEITILLVALFFVLLPFMLILASYVRIISTILKIPSAEGRQKTFSTYSLHLLVVTLFYGIACTMYLKPKSSHSLNSDKLITLLYSVVTPMLNPIIYSLRYKDVTGALRRLTEKNVLRHQDFLLHLWRLCYFCKIRKAL